The region tagtagtagtacaggtacagatgaggggtgtagtagtagtacaggtacagatgaggagtgtagtagtagtacaggtaaagatgaggggtgtagtagtagtagtacaggtaaagatgaggagtgtagtagtagtagtacaggtaaagatgaggagtgtagtagtagtacaggtatagatgatgggtgtagtagtagtacaggtacagatgagtgttgtagtagtagtacaggtatagatgatgggtgtagtagtagtacaggtatagatgagtgttgtagtagtagtagtagtacaggtatagatgagcctggtgtagtagtagtacaggtatagatgaggagtgtagtagtagtagtacaggtaaagatgaggggtgtaatagtagtagaggtatagtggataaggggtgtagtagtacaggtaaagatgaggggtgtagtagtagtacaggtacagatgaggagtgtagtagtagtagtacaggtaaagatgaggggtgtagtagtagtacaggtacagatgaggagtgtagtagtagtagtacaggtacagatgaggagtgtagtagtagtagtacagatgaggggtgtagtagtagtagtacaggtaaagatgatgggtgtagtagtagtacaggtacagatgaggggtgtagtagtagtacaggtacagatgaggagtgtagtagtaatagtacaggtacagatgaggagtgtagtagtagtagtacagatgaggggtgtagtagtagtagtacaggatagatgaggggtgtagtagtagtacaggtacagatgaggggtgtagtagtagtacaggtacagatgaggagtgtagtagtagtagtacaggtacagatgaggagtgtagtagtagtacaggtaaagatgaggggtgtagtagtagtacaggtacagatgaggggtgtagtagtagtagtacaggtacagatgaggggtgtagtagtagtacaggtacagatgaggagtgtagtagtagtagtacaggtacagatgaggagtgtagtagtagtacaggtaaagatgaggggtgtagtagtagtacaggtacagatgaggggtgtagtagtagtagtacaggtacagatgaggagtgtagtagtggtacaggtaaagatgaggggtgtagtagtagtacaggtacagatgaggggtgtagtagtagtacaggtaaagatgaggggtgtagtagtagtagtacaggtacagatgagcagtgtagtagtagtacaggtaaagatgaggggtgtagtagtagtacaggtaaagatgaggggtgtagtagtagtacaggtacagatgaggagtgtagtagtagtagtacaggtatagatgagcctggtgtagtagtagtacaggtaaagatgagggtcagggacatagctaagagcatggggcagactgagggggaagggcatggggtacactgggctggagagcatggggtacactgggggggggggcaagtatggggcacactggggggagcaaggggcagactaggggggaagggcatggggtacactgggggagcatggggcagatcggggggagaatagggcagatcggcaggggcatggagcagaccggggcaggagggaacatacctggtgtacccgctctgcgcgggcgcaaaccaccggcacttgcgctctcctcccgcccgcactactccccgcagcggacccgcccccatagccggacgtgtacgcgcgcttcctcccggccgcacatggaggtccccggaggaggctgcagatactgaagcatcgggtgatagtgtcgctgctgtacagctccagcacccgcagggatcacccgatgcttcagtatctgcagcctcctccggggacctccatgtgcggccgggaggaagcgcgcgtacacgtccggctatgggggcgggtcagaggcggggacataagacgctgctgggcgctctcgctcctcacgctgtttcagtagctggaggatgcgagcagcccgcccgtgcgcccaaatccaatgatttttttggaaaatcgattttcgattttccaaaaaagtcaaatcgattctcaaattctgggcgaattaatcgaattaattcgattaatcgcccagccctactgcccattatacactgtatattatactgtacacatgtattacctctgcccattatacactgtatattatatactgtacacatgtattacctctgcccattatacactgtatattatatactgtacacatgtattacctctgcccattatacactgtatattatatactgtacacatgtattacctctgcccattatacactgtatattatactgtacacatgtctTACCTCtgcacattatacactgtatattatactgtacacatgtattacctctgcccattatacactgtatattatactgtacacatgtattacctctgctcTCTGCAGTTAGGCACAGATGCCTGACAACCTGCAGGAATCCCAGGATCTGGCTGTACTGTTGTCAGTAGCTATGAATATGTGTCTTTAGGTTCAGTCCAGGGCAGGAGTGTAATAACAATGTCCAGCACTAACCGGCATCTCTTCTCTCTTTCCAGGAGGGGCCCTTTGTGTACCTGTCCCTAGTGGGCACAGTTGCCACATCTGATGGAGCTTTGGCTTCTCTGTGTGAGTATCACCCGGTTACTACCTGGCGGGTTCATGTAGTCAGTCAGTGATCACATACATTGACAGGCTGTCATCTCTCATCTGCGGATTCCTGATGATTCTGCGACTGCCTTGTACTGTTGTATTCTATATGTATAAGTATTGCCCATACTCTACATAACAGGTGTGTCTTGTTATCCGATGGTTTCTTACTTTACAGGGAAGGAATATGGAAAAGCAGATGAGCGTTGGCTCCATTCAGACCCCACCATTGTATCACTGGAGATCCTCACAGTTGTTGTAGATGGGCTGTTGGCTGTAGTGCTCGCTTATGCCATCATAAAGGATAAGTACTACAGGTCGGTGCCATCTACTTGTGTGAATAATCTGAGCAAATACTATACAATATGCCAGGGTTTGCACTTCCATGCATGTGCAAGGTGTGTAATAAAATAGAACGCTTGCACCATCTAGTGGTGGAAATTGAATAGAACAACTGCTTGTCTTGACACTGACAACATGTGGATTTGAATGGAcactgtttaaggctgggttcacactgcgtttttgcaatccgtttttgcaatccgtttttttttttttttaaacggataaaaaaacggattgcaaaaacacagatgaaaaaaacggatgcgtttgtgtgcatccgttttgatccttttttccattgacttccattgtaaaaaaaaacggatcaaaacaaatccgtttttttttacggacacaaaatgtagctgacactacttttgcgtccgttaaaaaaacggatccgttttgatccgtatttttaaaaatggaagtcaatggaaaaatggatcaaaacagatgcacacagatgcatccaattttttcatccgtttttttttcaaaaacggatgaaaaaaaggaattgcaaaaacgcagtgtgaatccagcctaatgcTTCATTTACACTGTGGTAGCGCTGCAGGAAAATTACACACTAATAAAACCTTCAAAATGTTCATAAGGTGCTCCTTTATTTCTGAGTCCTGTTTGTGAGACAAGCAGCGCACTAGTAATCCACACGTGTTATTACTAAAAATAAGAACATTCagtaaaacagattttttttatttgatcccCACTCTGTTTTAATTCCTGTAAACCATCTAAAGACTTGACAAACTTCTTAAAAGTAATTTTGAATACTTaggggggtgcagtttttaaaatgggtTAAGTTATAGGAGTTTCTAGCATATAAACCCCTCAAatccattttagaaaaaaaaatatattttggaaACTTTTATTGAAAATCTTCAGCTAAACTTCTAAGCCCTATAATGTCATAGGTTAAACCAcgtctctgctctaaaagcagtggtcagatgtgtgtgtatagatggatagatagatatagtgtAGATGTATacagatcaactggtcccagcaagtgccagagatttttaatttacttttattaaaaaatctcaagtcttccagtacttatgagctgctgtatgctctgcaggaagtggtgtatcctttccagtctggcactgtgctttctgctgttatctctgtccatgttaggaactgtccagagcagtaacaaatccccatggaaaacctctcctgccctccagactggaaagaatacaacttcctgcaggacatacagctgataaatactggaagaattgagagggggggggggggttaatagaagtaaattacaaatttctagcaccaggtgatttaaaagaaaaacatttttggggaacaaccccttaaagaggGGGAACatattttaatgcatttttagcagttttcatatatTGTCCGAATTGCTTTTTGCCAGTGACTAATGCCTTTGTTCTGCTTAAGATATTAAAAGGGTGTGTGAAAAATTGGAATTTCATGCTATCATGCAAGCTTATTGAAGGCTTTCCCATGTAAAGATCTTATTCTGTGAAAGAGAATCTGTCATCAGTTTTTAACGTCCGCAAACCAGCACCGTACTGTTTACCTGTATTCTTACTCTTGTTTTTCAGGCATTTCATACAGATCACTCTGTGCGTATGTGAGTTATATGGAGGATGGATGACATTTTGTCCAGACTGGTTAATCGGAAGCCCAAATCTCAACACCTCCAACTTTCTGTATATGTGGGTCTACTTAGTGTTCTTTAACGGCATATGGGTTGTAGTTCCCGCCCTTTTGCTATGGCAGTCCTGGCTGGAGCTTAAGAAACTTCACGGTGGCGGAAGACCTAATAGAAAAAAGTctcgataaaaaaaaagaaaaatgaaggaAATCCTGTTAATTCTGgtgtaatttttatatttttataaacaaTTTCTTTTAATACacttgtttttgtctttttgtgttattttatttGTTTCTTCTCTATTGTTATTTGGAAAGAAATTACATATTAACATGAAAGAGACAATGATACATTTCAGGTAGAAGCTTGAAAGTGTGCTGGTACTTCCTATCaggggagaggaagaaagagCTGACTTGTTCACATGCtgaaggacgctggttgacctcagggagatcaaccaaaacacagcaatcaaatatgcaaaaaaacaccgcagagacaccataacgtgtctcgacgtcagtgaactagccagaccttccatccacagacagctgtttcggggtatttcccagggggcaatgttctagaatacactgacgtcaagacacgtgatggtatctctgcggtgttttggttgatctccctgaggtcaaccagcttccttttgcatgcacttactagtcattgctcccactagccagaaacctactccaccctgatgaggggcaaataccctgaaaaagctgtctgtggatggataccttgctcgggtggtttccttgattaggaacattccttggcttggtttctccttcccggaggaaggtctggctagttcactgatgtcgagacacgtgatggtgtctctgcagtgttcttttgtatATTTGTTCACATGCTGGACTCTTGGCCATTATAATATGCTGGAATTTCTGTAGAGACGTGCGGTGGCAGgagattgcttaaaggggtagcgcggcagtaaacaattattcacagaataacacacattacaaagttatacaactttgtaatgtatgttatgtctgtgaatggcccccttccccgtgtcccaccacccccacccgtgtacctggaagtgtggtgcgctatacatacctgtcacgtgccgactcgtctccgatcttcagtcagcgatgacgtcttcggacggccgggccgaatccctccgagcgtcctgagtgccggccgccctcttcagcgtcatcagatgctcagccgcgattggctgagcacagtttggcgcggccgatgacgcggcagagggcggccggcactcaggacggacggagggattcggccgaagacgacatcgctgactgaagatcggagacgagtcggcacgtgacaggtatgtatagcgcaccacacttccgggtacacgggtgggggtggtgggacacggggaagggggccattcacagacataacatacattacaaagttgtataactttgtaatgtgtgttattctgtgaataattgtttaccttTAAAATCAATGTAAAATCAAATTTCCCCTTTACATGTACTGATACACACCTAAGTTTATGTACATGTAGTACTCAACGATAGCCACAAGACAGCGATATAACCAACAGGATCAGCTAACTTTTATCTCAAACTGCCATTGACTGTTACAGCCTGGGAACGTCTAGCACAGTCTTGTGTGGTTGTGGACATATACGTATAGCCATgttatgtatatttctctgtaaacGCTGATGGTCTGGTCTGTTTAAACATATTGAATTTCAGATTTTGTTCTAAAATCCGCAGCCAATAACTATCTGTGTCCACTGCTTGTAAAGCTGCTTTTACACTTGATTTTTttaagttcagcaaaaaaaaggtATAAATCATATCCAGCAGGAACATGAGGAGGGCAGGCTTTTtcattaaagaatatatttttttagatAAAGGCAGCAACAACCTTTTGTGCCCCGCAGCACATCCATGGCAGAAATCAATTAGCCTCTCATTTGTGGAAAAACCTGTTTTGGCCCTATGGACGCAgcctattttttgtttttattttttttctccttaaacAGGCCATAATCCTTTCATTTTTTCCATCTATGAAGCCATaggagattttttttgttttgtttttgctagACCAATTGTaaagaaaaatgcaatttaaaggagaaaaacaactAAAATCCAGTGCAGGCGGCGGTTGCgggggaatataataaagaatgtatacttacccatccctgtgcgcTGCGACACCACCTCGCTCTTAGCTGACAGGCACCAGTTTCTCATGGGTTCTGGTgttgtcactgactggttgagcgggcaTTCCTGAGCCGGATTGTGATGTTGCAGGAGCTTCAGCGAGCAGGTGGGGGTCCATGAGATGTGATGCAGCtctgcaggggcacggggatgggtaagtattctCTCTTTATTATGTGAGTCACGTACGTTACAGTGACGTAACCTTTGTTCTGTAGCCTGTATGAGGGCTGATAATTTTTGCCCTAATGTGTAGTTTTTATCAATACTATTTTGAGGTAGCTGTGATCTTGGATAACCCATTTGAGGGGTAATAGATATGAATcccaaatacaaaaaataaattctCTCCATATATGTTACCTCAGAATGCTGCAGTACCTCTGAATTGCTGGATATCTTCAGATATTTGGAAGTACTGGAGGGTGttaggtaattttttttatattgagaaTAAAAATTTTGGAATTACATTTATTGGTGTATTTGAAAATAAGTTATATCTTAACCCTTTCATACATGCTGGTTTGTGAATATAGTCTCAAACATCTCGTCAGTTCTACTATGTAGAGCTTATCATATGGATGTTACATTGGGGGGCTCTAGTTTGGCTCATATTAGCAGGACGTCAAAGAAGCAGCTCAAATGTATTCATTATAGCTAG is a window of Dendropsophus ebraccatus isolate aDenEbr1 chromosome 5, aDenEbr1.pat, whole genome shotgun sequence DNA encoding:
- the EBPL gene encoding emopamil-binding protein-like; the encoded protein is MRRSGLQPLSSGVGGRIVPVDPPPPITRCTGPHLQRRRRASPGAAAMAEPGEEAPLVSAVTVYSLAACAAQLALGYVLAQRLGRRCPPADRWLLVWLFYDAIVHFTLEGPFVYLSLVGTVATSDGALASLWKEYGKADERWLHSDPTIVSLEILTVVVDGLLAVVLAYAIIKDKYYRHFIQITLCVCELYGGWMTFCPDWLIGSPNLNTSNFLYMWVYLVFFNGIWVVVPALLLWQSWLELKKLHGGGRPNRKKSR